The following proteins are encoded in a genomic region of Tenacibaculum sp. 190524A05c:
- the cobT gene encoding nicotinate-nucleotide--dimethylbenzimidazole phosphoribosyltransferase produces the protein MIQPISTELENQLQEKIDFKTKPIGSLGTLETIAKQIGQIQNTLSPTLNQPTIVVFAGDHGVVKSKPVSPYPQEVTQQMVLNFLQGGAAINVFCNQNDINLHIVDAGVNGDFPENEKLINAKIGLGTSDYSEGPAMNSSQLEEALVKGKEIVKDLHQKGTNIIGFGEMGIGNTSSASLLMTYFTGIPIEECVGRGTGLDDNGVHKKAEVLRNVFDLHSSNIKTPKDAIQFFGGFEIVMMVGAMLEAAALKMTIIVDGFIVTSALLSAYYLDKNILDYCIFAHTSGEQGHQKMLDHLKVTPLLHIGMRLGEGSGAAVAFPIIKSSVEFLNKMATFKSANVSEAN, from the coding sequence ATGATTCAACCAATATCAACCGAATTAGAAAATCAATTACAAGAGAAAATAGATTTTAAAACGAAACCAATTGGTTCTTTAGGAACTTTAGAAACCATAGCCAAACAAATTGGTCAAATTCAAAATACACTTTCACCAACCTTAAACCAACCTACTATTGTTGTTTTTGCTGGAGATCATGGAGTTGTAAAAAGCAAACCTGTGAGTCCGTACCCACAAGAAGTAACGCAACAAATGGTCCTCAACTTTTTACAAGGTGGAGCAGCTATTAATGTTTTTTGTAATCAAAACGACATTAATTTACACATTGTAGATGCTGGTGTAAATGGTGATTTTCCAGAAAACGAGAAGTTGATAAACGCTAAAATAGGATTAGGAACTTCGGATTACAGCGAAGGACCTGCCATGAATAGTTCGCAACTTGAAGAAGCTTTAGTAAAAGGGAAAGAAATAGTTAAAGATCTGCACCAAAAAGGAACCAACATCATTGGATTTGGTGAAATGGGAATTGGTAATACTTCTTCAGCATCTTTGCTAATGACTTATTTTACTGGAATTCCTATTGAAGAATGTGTTGGAAGAGGAACAGGATTAGACGATAATGGAGTTCATAAAAAAGCAGAAGTTTTAAGAAATGTTTTCGATTTACATAGTTCTAATATCAAAACACCTAAAGATGCTATTCAATTTTTTGGAGGTTTTGAAATCGTAATGATGGTTGGTGCTATGTTGGAAGCTGCCGCTTTAAAAATGACCATTATTGTAGATGGATTTATCGTAACTTCAGCTTTATTAAGCGCTTACTATTTAGACAAAAACATCCTTGATTATTGCATTTTTGCGCACACATCAGGAGAACAAGGACATCAAAAAATGTTAGATCATTTAAAGGTTACTCCGCTATTACATATAGGAATGCGATTAGGAGAAGGATCTGGAGCTGCTGTTGCCTTTCCAATTATCAAATCTTCTGTTGAGTTCTTAAATAAAATGGCCACGTTTAAAAGTGCTAATGTTTCTGAAGCGAATTAA
- a CDS encoding adenosylcobinamide-GDP ribazoletransferase: MKKQVHYFLTAVLFFTRIPCPKWVDHSPDVLNKSSRYFSLVGIVVGSISALIYYLASFVFSTDIALVISMVSSVWTTGAFHEDGFADVCDGFGGGWTKEKILTIMKDSRLGTFGVIGLISILAIKFLSLKELSLQNSIPFILISGHAISRFIATVLLYTHEYVRDIDSSKVKPTTKQMSTKSLVISGIFGVLPLLLFQDKLVFLSIIPLFICYAYMGRFFNKWIGGQTGDCAGALQQVAEVVFYLSLLVIWKLF; encoded by the coding sequence ATGAAAAAACAAGTCCATTATTTTTTAACCGCAGTACTATTTTTCACGAGAATTCCTTGTCCGAAATGGGTAGATCATTCTCCAGATGTTCTGAATAAAAGTAGCAGGTATTTTTCTCTCGTAGGAATCGTTGTTGGATCAATTTCTGCTTTGATTTATTATTTGGCGAGCTTTGTATTTTCAACAGATATTGCTTTAGTGATTAGTATGGTAAGTTCAGTTTGGACAACCGGTGCTTTTCACGAAGATGGTTTTGCAGATGTATGTGATGGATTTGGTGGTGGTTGGACCAAAGAGAAGATTCTAACAATTATGAAAGATTCTCGTTTAGGAACATTTGGAGTTATTGGCCTAATTAGCATTCTAGCGATTAAATTTCTAAGTCTTAAAGAACTTTCATTACAAAACTCAATTCCATTTATTTTGATCTCAGGTCATGCTATAAGTCGGTTTATAGCAACAGTTTTACTTTACACACACGAATACGTTCGAGATATTGATAGTTCTAAAGTAAAACCAACTACAAAACAAATGAGCACAAAATCATTAGTGATTTCTGGGATATTTGGAGTTTTACCTCTCTTACTGTTTCAAGATAAATTAGTATTCCTATCAATAATTCCTCTTTTTATCTGTTATGCCTATATGGGGCGTTTTTTCAATAAATGGATCGGTGGTCAAACTGGAGATTGTGCAGGGGCTTTACAACAAGTTGCTGAAGTCGTTTTTTATCTTTCATTATTAGTAATATGGAAATTGTTCTAG
- the cobC gene encoding alpha-ribazole phosphatase — protein MEIVLVRHTTPDIAKGICYGQSDIDVVTSFEQEAQSIVSKLKKYNFDSMYSSPLQRCKKLAHKIGKDFSFDDRLLELNFGDWELKPWDDIPKEEINPWMEDFVNQTPKNGESYVDLNKRTTSFVEETLKTSYDTVLIVTHAGVIRSLWAYFHQIPLEKSFDLKLEYGEILTINTLDLHHES, from the coding sequence ATGGAAATTGTTCTAGTAAGACATACAACACCAGATATAGCAAAAGGAATTTGTTATGGTCAATCTGATATTGATGTAGTAACTTCTTTCGAACAAGAAGCTCAATCCATAGTTTCAAAACTTAAGAAATATAATTTCGATAGCATGTATTCCAGTCCTCTGCAACGCTGTAAAAAATTGGCCCATAAAATTGGAAAGGATTTCAGTTTCGATGATAGGTTACTCGAATTAAATTTTGGGGACTGGGAATTGAAACCGTGGGACGATATTCCTAAAGAAGAAATAAATCCTTGGATGGAAGATTTTGTCAACCAAACTCCCAAAAACGGAGAATCTTATGTTGATCTTAACAAGAGAACGACTTCATTTGTAGAAGAAACTCTTAAAACATCTTATGACACTGTTCTTATTGTAACACACGCAGGTGTTATAAGAAGTCTCTGGGCTTATTTTCATCAAATTCCGTTAGAAAAATCATTTGATTTAAAATTAGAATACGGAGAAATATTAACAATAAACACTCTTGATTTACATCATGAATCTTAA
- a CDS encoding ABC transporter substrate-binding protein, which translates to MNLKYTFYFIFIFTLCISCKKETVKNTSEVVKTSIKYAKGFDIVNENGNRYLVLKKVFQNGTNSYKYLLSDKSNFQNNTLKVPVEKLVITSTTHVPMVELLEKEKAIVGFPNTKYISSERTRALVDSGAITELGSEQSMNTEILIDLEPELVIGFSLHPNNKLYNNIKKLGIPVVFNGEWLEETPLGRAEWIKFFGALLGKEKKADSIFSVIEKNYLEAKKIAQSTKKKPKVLSGSMFKDTWYVPAGESFMAKFMSDANLNYIWKDTQGTGSLQLSFESVLDKAQFADFWLGCGLSETREQLISSNRHYDKFDAFNNKKIYTIASKKGPTGGLIYFELAPTRPDLVLKDMIKITNPETLPDYDLFFFKSME; encoded by the coding sequence ATGAATCTTAAATATACTTTCTATTTTATTTTCATTTTTACGTTATGCATCAGCTGTAAAAAAGAAACAGTTAAAAATACTTCTGAAGTCGTTAAAACTTCTATTAAATATGCTAAAGGTTTTGATATTGTTAATGAAAATGGAAATCGCTATTTAGTACTAAAAAAAGTATTTCAAAATGGAACTAACTCATATAAATACTTATTATCAGATAAGAGTAATTTCCAGAATAACACCTTAAAGGTTCCAGTTGAGAAATTAGTAATTACGAGTACAACTCATGTTCCTATGGTTGAACTTCTTGAAAAAGAAAAAGCAATTGTTGGATTCCCAAACACAAAATACATTTCATCTGAAAGAACAAGAGCCTTAGTTGACTCTGGTGCAATAACCGAACTAGGATCAGAACAAAGTATGAACACCGAAATTCTAATTGACTTGGAACCAGAATTGGTAATCGGTTTCTCTTTGCATCCAAACAATAAATTATACAACAACATTAAAAAGTTAGGAATCCCTGTTGTTTTTAATGGAGAATGGTTGGAAGAAACACCTTTAGGTAGAGCAGAATGGATTAAGTTCTTTGGAGCTTTATTAGGCAAAGAAAAGAAAGCAGATAGTATTTTTTCAGTAATTGAAAAGAATTATTTGGAAGCAAAAAAAATAGCTCAATCAACAAAAAAAAAACCAAAAGTATTATCAGGAAGTATGTTTAAAGACACTTGGTATGTTCCTGCAGGTGAAAGTTTCATGGCAAAATTTATGTCTGATGCAAACCTAAATTACATATGGAAAGATACTCAAGGAACAGGTAGTTTACAGTTGAGTTTTGAAAGTGTTTTAGATAAAGCACAGTTTGCTGATTTTTGGTTAGGTTGTGGTTTAAGTGAAACTAGAGAACAACTCATTAGCTCAAATCGTCATTACGATAAATTCGACGCTTTTAACAATAAAAAAATCTATACTATTGCTTCAAAAAAAGGACCAACTGGTGGTTTAATCTATTTCGAATTGGCTCCTACTCGACCAGATTTAGTTTTGAAGGATATGATAAAAATTACGAATCCAGAAACTTTACCAGATTATGATTTATTCTTTTTCAAATCCATGGAATAA
- a CDS encoding alkaline phosphatase family protein encodes MANNIKHIVYLMLENRSLDQVLGWLYDDKNPPKKNIPSQTTPTYNGLKPSYFNVDSSGQKHFVVKGTNNNMNVPVHDPHEEYAHVNNQVFGTTTTPTSPTPPTMGGFYQDFASFNVKTGEIMESYTPEELPVLNGLAKNFAVSDMYFSSVPTQTDCNRAFAACGNSLGNTNDNVLEAWVNNRGTDYIPPNLSQPKGRQFNQKTIWNVLSENGYDTPNDWMLYNSNGSWLEDLLGVEGYSYTRDLMQTIQDPSFDNHFANMSDFLENAKAGTLPTFSFLEPEWGLEIPVDILGDYIDIGAQGTDYHPPTNLAPGEVFVKSIYDALTSNKEAWDQTLFIINFDEHGGTYDHEPTPWRAKAPWDNSTDGTPTPAQFEGDFQFDRLGVRVPLILVSPLIEASTVFRAEGNTPYDHTSVLATILNIIGIPKDKWQLGSRTANAPTFENVFQGNSLRTDIPVITANAATVVDNSLRKTVGVNDIQLRMMESIINKTMKEKGLTANNLDELAIKKLDKSKTLAELSSDFVNIIKKIKGI; translated from the coding sequence ATGGCTAATAACATTAAGCATATTGTATATCTAATGCTAGAAAATAGATCTTTAGATCAAGTTTTAGGATGGTTATATGATGACAAAAATCCACCAAAGAAAAATATTCCATCTCAAACAACTCCAACATATAACGGTTTAAAACCAAGTTATTTTAACGTTGATAGTTCTGGACAAAAACATTTTGTTGTTAAAGGAACAAATAATAATATGAATGTACCTGTTCATGATCCACATGAAGAATATGCTCATGTGAATAATCAAGTATTTGGAACTACAACTACACCAACATCTCCTACTCCACCAACAATGGGAGGTTTTTACCAAGATTTTGCTTCTTTTAATGTTAAAACTGGAGAAATCATGGAATCTTATACTCCAGAAGAATTACCAGTTTTAAATGGTTTAGCAAAGAATTTTGCGGTTTCTGATATGTATTTTTCTTCTGTTCCAACGCAAACGGACTGTAATAGAGCTTTTGCCGCTTGTGGGAATTCATTAGGAAATACGAATGATAATGTATTAGAAGCTTGGGTGAATAACAGAGGAACTGATTATATTCCTCCAAACTTAAGTCAACCTAAAGGAAGACAGTTCAATCAAAAAACGATATGGAATGTATTATCAGAAAATGGATATGACACACCAAATGATTGGATGTTGTATAACAGTAATGGTAGTTGGTTAGAAGACCTTCTTGGAGTTGAAGGATATTCTTATACTCGAGATTTAATGCAAACAATTCAAGATCCTTCTTTTGATAATCATTTTGCAAATATGTCTGACTTTCTAGAAAATGCTAAAGCCGGTACTTTACCAACTTTTAGTTTTTTAGAGCCAGAATGGGGTTTAGAAATTCCGGTAGACATTCTTGGAGATTATATTGATATCGGTGCTCAAGGAACAGATTATCATCCACCAACCAATTTAGCACCAGGTGAAGTATTTGTAAAAAGTATTTATGATGCTTTAACTTCTAACAAAGAAGCATGGGATCAAACCTTATTTATTATCAATTTTGATGAACACGGTGGAACTTACGATCATGAACCTACACCTTGGAGAGCAAAAGCACCGTGGGATAATAGCACTGATGGAACACCAACTCCTGCACAATTTGAAGGAGATTTTCAATTTGATCGTTTGGGTGTAAGAGTTCCATTGATTTTGGTTTCTCCACTAATTGAAGCTTCTACTGTTTTCCGTGCAGAAGGAAATACACCTTATGATCATACTTCAGTATTAGCCACCATATTAAATATCATAGGAATACCTAAAGACAAATGGCAATTAGGAAGTAGAACTGCTAACGCTCCAACTTTTGAAAATGTTTTTCAAGGAAATTCATTAAGAACTGACATTCCTGTAATTACTGCAAATGCAGCAACAGTAGTTGATAACTCTTTAAGAAAAACAGTTGGTGTTAATGATATTCAATTACGAATGATGGAGAGTATTATTAATAAAACAATGAAGGAGAAAGGCTTAACGGCGAACAACTTGGATGAACTAGCCATAAAAAAACTCGACAAGAGTAAAACACTTGCCGAGCTTAGTTCTGATTTTGTAAATATTATTAAGAAGATTAAAGGAATCTAA
- the msrA gene encoding peptide-methionine (S)-S-oxide reductase MsrA — MKKLITIIFVGLIAVSNAQKKQEVAYFASGCFWCVEAIFESVDGVSEAVSGYAGGNTKNPTYRKIGTGTTGHAETVAVYYNPKKVSFKTLVKVFFGSHDPTTVNGQHPDYGTQYRSIAFYSNPEEKKIIEDYIKILNTQFYDNKIATEVTKLKKFYEAEEYHQNYERLNPNNPYVKNVSIPRLNRFKRKFPELLKDNH, encoded by the coding sequence ATGAAGAAACTTATAACGATAATTTTTGTTGGATTAATTGCAGTGAGTAATGCTCAAAAAAAGCAAGAAGTAGCTTATTTTGCTAGTGGATGTTTTTGGTGTGTAGAGGCTATTTTCGAAAGTGTGGATGGTGTAAGTGAAGCAGTTTCAGGGTATGCCGGAGGAAATACGAAAAATCCAACCTACAGGAAAATAGGAACAGGAACTACAGGACATGCTGAAACTGTTGCTGTGTATTACAATCCGAAAAAAGTTAGTTTTAAAACTTTAGTAAAAGTGTTTTTTGGTTCACATGATCCAACTACGGTAAACGGTCAACATCCTGATTATGGAACTCAGTATAGATCAATTGCTTTTTATTCTAATCCAGAAGAGAAGAAAATAATTGAAGACTATATTAAGATTTTAAACACTCAATTTTACGATAATAAAATAGCAACGGAAGTAACAAAACTGAAGAAGTTTTATGAAGCTGAAGAGTATCATCAAAATTATGAACGCTTAAACCCAAATAATCCTTATGTTAAGAATGTTTCCATTCCAAGATTAAATAGATTTAAGCGTAAATTTCCTGAGTTACTAAAGGATAATCATTAG
- a CDS encoding HmuY family protein — MKRLKLIASLMIVSFVFTSCNDDNNDGSNVLPVESKTVTNLPALQTTDYTQSPPVTSGTFTGFSFKTGEIVTDSSWDIAFRGTTILVNGGAKIGGLTDEPERTGDAALTVMTGTFGDVVVAPADAASYSQDATGTYALPTGSDNGWYNYAGPPTHLISPLAGKVIVVRTVDGNYAKMEIISYYKDNDPSNADNARHFTFNYVYNPNVGDKNIQ, encoded by the coding sequence ATGAAACGCTTAAAATTAATAGCAAGTTTAATGATTGTAAGTTTCGTCTTCACTTCATGTAATGACGACAACAATGATGGATCAAATGTATTACCGGTAGAATCAAAAACGGTTACTAATTTACCAGCTTTACAAACCACAGATTATACTCAAAGTCCACCTGTAACTTCGGGAACATTTACAGGTTTTAGTTTTAAAACGGGAGAAATAGTAACAGATAGTAGTTGGGATATTGCTTTTAGAGGAACAACAATTTTAGTAAACGGAGGAGCGAAAATTGGCGGATTAACAGATGAACCAGAAAGAACGGGTGATGCTGCTTTAACAGTTATGACAGGAACTTTCGGAGATGTTGTTGTTGCACCAGCAGATGCAGCTTCATATTCACAAGACGCTACTGGGACTTACGCTTTACCAACAGGAAGTGATAATGGATGGTATAACTATGCAGGTCCGCCAACGCATTTAATTAGTCCTTTAGCAGGAAAAGTTATTGTTGTAAGAACTGTGGATGGGAACTATGCTAAAATGGAAATCATTAGCTATTATAAAGACAATGATCCATCTAATGCAGATAACGCAAGACATTTCACATTTAACTACGTTTATAACCCAAATGTAGGAGACAAAAATATTCAATAG
- a CDS encoding TonB-dependent receptor has translation MFLNKILRILIVISIIPSFSQENRKKDSLDNKLDEVIVTATRTKRQLSSVPMPVTLISKKQIFQTGSTRLRDIILEQTGLVMVSDFGNSEGVQMQGVDADYTLILVNGLPLIGRTSGNIDLNRLSINNIKQIEIVKGPSSSLYGSEALGGVINIITENPKDGVTKGSVSYMSRIQAREELDINANLTYGKNRFGIDAGINLNSGGAYDLSPGDNSNTAQAYQNGTGNLRLTYKFNEKLNTTIDGRYFTEEIFNDSGDGKRTDYGASIKTSHNFSDSFKINYLLYGTRFKTESVFNGESSVFNQTLYRPEIKTELHLDSGTLVTGIGGNFDALERTFFDGKEQFNAYYAFGQFDTNISERINVIAGLRFDAFNKFKSAFSPKLSANYKINTWLTAKTSVGFGYKVPDFRQLFFNFRNTAGGYIVLGTQVLHELYGDRPEVSSLSKELKPESSIGYNLGFQLKPISQLKININLFRNDIKDLINTFVVSTNFPDLPNTSVFSYENRDRVFTQGVELDVNYKVNNNLRFSLGYQFLDTGDKEEIQRINNGEVFFRRTTTSPSERLTLSNYFGLANRSKHTANAKLFYENFTHNFSANVRVLYRSKYALFDTNNSGDVIDAFDDFVASNTLVNIAIQKEFFNTLNLQLGVDNLFDSDGNENIENFQNLDAALRLGRTFYTRIQFNI, from the coding sequence ATGTTTCTAAATAAGATTTTAAGAATACTAATAGTAATATCGATTATACCGTCTTTTTCCCAAGAAAACAGGAAGAAAGACAGTTTAGATAATAAACTAGATGAAGTTATAGTAACAGCAACAAGAACGAAGAGACAACTTTCATCAGTTCCTATGCCTGTTACTTTAATATCTAAAAAGCAAATTTTTCAAACAGGTTCAACACGATTACGAGATATCATTTTAGAACAAACAGGATTAGTTATGGTTTCTGATTTTGGTAATTCAGAAGGTGTTCAAATGCAAGGTGTAGATGCTGATTACACTTTAATTTTAGTTAATGGATTACCGCTAATAGGAAGAACTTCAGGGAATATTGATTTGAATAGATTGTCTATCAATAACATCAAACAGATAGAAATTGTAAAAGGACCATCATCTTCTTTATATGGATCTGAAGCTCTAGGAGGCGTAATAAATATTATAACGGAGAATCCAAAAGATGGTGTTACTAAAGGTTCTGTAAGTTATATGTCTAGAATTCAAGCCAGAGAAGAACTTGATATCAATGCGAATCTAACTTATGGTAAAAACCGATTTGGTATTGACGCGGGAATAAATTTAAACTCAGGAGGAGCTTATGATTTATCTCCAGGAGATAATTCTAATACAGCACAAGCATATCAAAATGGTACGGGGAATCTTCGTTTAACATATAAATTCAATGAAAAACTAAACACTACAATTGATGGAAGATATTTCACTGAAGAAATTTTTAATGATTCAGGAGATGGTAAAAGAACGGACTATGGAGCTTCCATAAAAACATCGCATAATTTCAGTGATTCATTTAAGATAAATTATCTGTTATATGGTACCCGTTTTAAAACAGAAAGTGTCTTTAATGGAGAATCTTCAGTTTTTAATCAAACACTATATAGACCTGAAATTAAAACAGAATTACATTTAGATAGTGGAACTTTAGTTACAGGTATTGGTGGGAATTTCGATGCTTTAGAAAGAACTTTTTTTGATGGTAAAGAACAGTTTAATGCATACTATGCATTTGGTCAATTTGATACAAATATTTCAGAACGAATAAATGTAATTGCCGGATTAAGATTCGATGCCTTTAATAAATTTAAGTCTGCTTTTAGTCCAAAGCTTTCTGCAAACTATAAAATCAATACTTGGTTAACAGCAAAAACCTCAGTTGGATTTGGATATAAAGTCCCTGATTTTAGGCAATTATTTTTCAATTTTAGAAATACAGCAGGAGGATATATTGTATTGGGAACTCAAGTATTACACGAATTATACGGAGATAGGCCAGAGGTGAGTTCATTAAGTAAGGAGCTAAAACCAGAAAGTTCTATTGGATATAACTTAGGTTTTCAATTAAAACCAATATCTCAATTAAAGATTAATATCAATTTGTTTAGAAATGATATTAAAGATTTAATTAACACTTTCGTCGTTTCAACAAACTTTCCAGATTTACCAAATACATCAGTTTTTTCATATGAAAATAGAGATCGAGTATTTACTCAAGGAGTTGAGTTAGATGTTAATTATAAGGTAAATAATAATCTCCGTTTCTCTTTAGGTTATCAGTTTTTAGATACGGGTGATAAGGAAGAAATTCAAAGGATAAATAATGGAGAAGTATTTTTTAGAAGAACCACAACTTCTCCTTCAGAAAGATTAACACTAAGTAATTATTTCGGTTTAGCGAATAGATCAAAGCATACCGCTAATGCTAAACTATTTTATGAAAACTTTACGCATAATTTTTCAGCAAACGTTCGTGTACTCTACAGAAGTAAATATGCACTATTTGATACCAATAACAGTGGAGATGTGATAGATGCTTTTGATGATTTTGTGGCGAGCAATACACTAGTGAATATCGCAATTCAAAAAGAATTTTTCAATACTCTGAACCTTCAATTAGGAGTTGATAATCTCTTTGATAGTGATGGAAATGAAAATATAGAAAATTTTCAAAATCTAGATGCGGCTCTTCGTTTAGGAAGAACTTTTTACACCAGAATTCAATTTAATATTTAA
- a CDS encoding DUF6607 family protein, with amino-acid sequence MKKLIMVLTATAVGICSINAQKNKKQQDRDAIKAMSGCYKVGFNFTETFNYSTDSLYKPSKVKHDKALEWVEVVTDKNNKIQLQHLLIVGPKNRPHIVKHWRQDWLFENQDMFMFQKGTHWKYVELPKENVEGQWTQKVFQVDDSPRYEGTATWVHVDGKSYWENGTDAPLARREHTKRSDYNVMHRRNRHEITSEGWIHEQDNDKIVREDNKEDFILAQEKGYNTYVKVEDSKCEAAQKWWAEHKGLWKKIRKKWDKAFDMKKDITLQPKVNNKKLFSHLFALKADASKNEVNTIIDQFLN; translated from the coding sequence ATGAAAAAACTAATAATGGTATTAACGGCAACTGCAGTTGGTATTTGTTCAATTAATGCTCAGAAGAATAAAAAGCAGCAGGATAGAGATGCTATAAAAGCAATGAGTGGTTGTTATAAGGTAGGTTTTAATTTTACTGAAACCTTTAATTATTCAACGGATAGTTTATATAAACCTTCTAAAGTTAAACATGATAAAGCACTAGAATGGGTTGAAGTTGTAACCGACAAAAACAATAAAATTCAATTACAACATTTATTAATAGTTGGTCCTAAAAACAGACCACATATTGTAAAACATTGGCGTCAAGACTGGTTATTTGAAAACCAAGACATGTTTATGTTTCAAAAAGGAACGCACTGGAAATATGTAGAGTTACCAAAAGAAAATGTTGAAGGACAATGGACTCAAAAAGTATTTCAAGTTGATGATAGTCCTAGATATGAAGGAACTGCAACTTGGGTACATGTTGATGGCAAAAGTTATTGGGAAAATGGAACTGATGCTCCTTTAGCCCGTCGTGAGCATACCAAAAGATCTGATTACAATGTAATGCATAGAAGAAACCGTCATGAAATTACTTCTGAAGGATGGATTCATGAACAAGACAATGATAAAATCGTTAGAGAAGATAATAAAGAAGATTTCATTCTTGCTCAAGAAAAAGGATATAATACTTACGTAAAAGTTGAAGATTCAAAATGTGAAGCTGCTCAAAAATGGTGGGCAGAACACAAAGGATTATGGAAAAAAATCCGCAAAAAATGGGATAAAGCTTTTGATATGAAAAAAGATATTACACTTCAACCAAAAGTAAATAATAAGAAATTATTCTCTCATCTATTTGCTCTAAAAGCAGATGCATCTAAGAATGAGGTGAATACGATCATTGATCAATTTTTAAATTAA